GTCAGGCATCTCCCAATCGGAGTCACGTCTTAGTCAAAATGGAGGCCTTTTATGTTGCTACAGGTGTCTTGTGTTATATGGGAATACTAGCTATTTTTCACATGAACTGAGATACATTTTAACACCGGAGAACTCGAAATAATTAACAAGAACGCGAAGGGAGGCGTTTCCATGCaggaattatgttaaatatattggGGTTGTgtgtcctgctttctttttcagagCTGTTGCGCAGCCATTGGTACCTGTATTGGGGAAACATAGCATACAAGCAAGAAGCTTACAGCCTCAGTGGCGAAAATTTTTTCATGTCAGAGACCGAGAACTCTTGCAGTCGTTTATGTCATCCCTTCTTCTCCAGACAGAAGATACCAAAAAGTTGCAATCAAAGATCTCTTCATCTTATTGATAAAGCCACTAATAAGCCAAAATGTCTGTCAACGTCAACCGCAGCGTGTCAGACCAGTTCTATCGCTACAAGATGCCCCGTCTGATTGCCAAGGTAATACTGATGGTCATTGTAATAGCAAGTCCTAAGTTCTTTTAGCGATTGCATCTCCTGGGGTGGACagtggaaaattaaaattcttatttcttttaggttgagggcaaaggaaatggaatcaAGACCGTTATAGTCAACATGGTTGACGTTGCAAAGGCGCTTAATCGGCCTCCAACGTGTAAGTAATGGGTCTTAGAGAAGTCTGAAGAGATATTTTAGCGATATAGTCTAGATGATCTTTGATTTATTGCCATTAGTACATGTAAGTACCCGAGcaacacattttttaatccaGTAATTTGGAAACAGTGATGCTTGCATAAGTGTGGATGTGTAGCTAAAGATTAATTTAGATAACTAACGAAtcaaaccatttttttaaatagatccCACCAAATATTTTGGTTGTGAGCTGGGAGCACAGACCCAGTTTGATGTTAAGAATGACCGTTACATTGTCAATGGATCTCATGAGGCGAATAAGCTGCAAGACATGTTGGAtggattcattaaaaaatttgttcTCTGTCCTGAGTGTGAGAATCCTGAAACGGATCTGGTGAGTGCCTTTGAAGTTTCTGTCAACAGGGAAAAAAAGTATATCTGCTTTTCTGATTAGTCTTGTGATATCGCCAAATCGTGTTCCTGAGAATGCAGAGCAGACTGAAttggaaataaaacacagaagcTCAAATTTGAGATGTTTCCATACTGACTCTaattggttttttggttttttttttttttttttttttttttagattttattttttcctttttctccccaaagccccctggtacatagttgtgtatttttagttgtgggtccttccagttgtgccacatggaacgccgcctcagcgtggactgatgagcggtgccatgtccgcgcccaggatccaacccagtgaaactgggccgctgaagcggagtgtgaaCTTTAAGCACTCggcaacagggctggcccctctaattgtttttttaaagtagattacTTTGTGAAAGAACATTCTTTTGTCTGTTAAGCTGGTGTTTTAGGGGTCTTCTGATGGTTAGATCACACTATGTTCTTCACAGACTTTTTATCATATATTATGGATGACAtacttgtttttacttttttggcaGCATGTCAATCCAAAGAAGCAAACAATAGGTAATTCTTGTAAAGCCTGTGGCTATCGAGGCATGCTTGACACACATCATAAACTCTGCACATTCATTCTCAAAAACCCACCTGGTAAGTCTTCATGATGAATTTCTGAGGTCTTAAAGCAACTGATTGTTGGAAACAAAATAGTTTCTTTGTTGCTATGAAAGTGGAATATAATACTTATAATCTTTGTATCATTTTATCAAATCTGACTTCATTGAGAGATGTACCGTTAAAGGTGAAAAACAGGCTGCCGATTAAACTCTCTACCATACCATCAATTTTTAAGACATGCTAATTAGGGTGGATGAAATAGGTATTGTAGAGTAGAATGTGTGATGGGATCCCGACAGAGAATCTGCATCTAGAATACTGTGTTGTAAGCGGGGCGGGGGCTTGGCTGGTTAAGTATGGAGAGCTCTTAGAGAACTGCAAGCAACACTCTGTGGCAGATGATTGAAAATGTCTGACACAATTTGAGCTTGCTATAGCAAGAAAGTCTAACCTATTCCGGTGTTCTCTTCTCCGTGAGACGAGCCGTTATATAGACTCAAACAGTGTTCTAGCTATTGGCTGAAGTACTTGCTGAAATATGCTCTTGTTCAAGTTCGtgagggatggaggaagagggtCTTGAGTGCCAATCTTACCCAGCTACCTAGTCTTTTGAGGCATCACTGCTTCATCGTAGTCTAACCAAATTGTTAATGCTACCATATTTTGGGAGGCTCCCTTCTTAGTCTCAGTTTCTTACCTATGAAGGTACAGTGAATGAATTTGGTCTGTGAGTCTTGAGTTAGGGGTAATGTTGTGTTTGAATGTGGTGTCTGAGTGGAGGGTTTTGAAGCAAAATGGCCGGGCTTCAGATGTTCTGGCAAACAGTGTGGTGTAAAATAAGCCATGGTACTAAACTTTTACTTCCCTTCTGTTTCTGATAGAGAATAGTGACAGTGgtacaggaaagaaagaaaaggaaaagaaaaatagaaagggcAAAGACAAGGAAAATGGCTCCGTGTCCAGCAGTGagacgccgccgccgccgccgccaaaTGAAATCAGTCCTCCTCCACATGCTGTGGTGAGTGCACGGTTGATGGTATGGTAGGCACCAAAATTGTGTAAAATATGTTTGGTTGAGGTAGGCAGAACTTCAAGGTAACATTGCAAAAGTATTTTGGGTTCCAGGTGCTGTTTGGTTGATTGAATTAAGGTGAACCCAATTTGTTTTCACAGTAAATAGATGCCATTAACTTGAGAAATCTGAGGTCtgttttctaaagattggcacctgagcaaacatctgttgccaatgtttttttcttctccctaaagccccctagtacatagttgcatattctagttgtgggtccttctagttgtggcatgtgggacgctgccttagcgtgggctgatgagtggtgccacatcggcacccaggatctgaaccagtgaagccctgggccaccgaagcagagcgtgtgaacttaaccacttggccacagggccagcccctgaaatattttttacattttaaggcCTTTGGCGAAgcgtttttgtttttataaagacattttttttttaaagatcttttttattttttcctttttctccccaaagccccccggtacatggttgtatattctttgttgtgggtccttttagttgtggcatgtgggacgctgcctcagcgtggtttgatgagcagtgtcatgtccgcgcccaggattagaaccaacgaaacactgggccgcctgctgcggaacgcgcgaacttaaccgctcggccacagggccagcccctgagtgtttttgtttttataaacaggaagaagaggaggatgatGACTGGGGAGAAGATACAACTGAAGAAGCTCAAAGGCGCAGAATGGATGAAATCAGTGACCACGCAAAAGTTTTGACGCTAAGTGATGATTTGGAAAGGACTGTTGAAGAACGGGTCAACATTCTGTTTGATTTTGTTAAGGTAAAACATTTGTTTCAAGAACGGTTCAACATTTTCTTGACTGATAAATCACCTTCGTGCCAGCTTTGGGCTTTTGGCTAGATATGTTACTTTAAGCTGGGTACTTGATAGCTTTAGAGCGAAATGTGCCTCTTATTTCACTGAATTGTTTGCTTTCgtttgcagaaaaagaaagaagagggtaTTATTGACTCGTCTGACAAAGAAATTGTTGCTGAAGCAGAAAGACTGGATGTAAAAGCTATGGGCCCTCTTGTTTTGACTGAAGTTCTTTTTAATGAGAAGATTAGAgaacaaattaagaaatacaGGCGCCATTTTCTAAGAGTAAGCAAATTGTTTTACGTTCATACATGAGATTagagctgtgtgagcttggaaaCAAGCAGCACTTTCTCGCTGCTGCTTTTGTCATCCTGAAAATGGAGATAACTGACCTTCCATGTATGTAAGTATCTGAAAAATGTTGTGCATAGTCCCTTATGGATAAAGTAACACAGAGGTCTTTGTGTATTGACCTTTTTGAACCACTGTTTTGGGGCCACAACCTTAATGAACAATCCTAAGGCAATGAATATACTTGGATATTAGAATTGTCAACTTAAAACGTCTGA
Above is a window of Equus przewalskii isolate Varuska chromosome 25, EquPr2, whole genome shotgun sequence DNA encoding:
- the EIF5 gene encoding eukaryotic translation initiation factor 5, with amino-acid sequence MSVNVNRSVSDQFYRYKMPRLIAKVEGKGNGIKTVIVNMVDVAKALNRPPTYPTKYFGCELGAQTQFDVKNDRYIVNGSHEANKLQDMLDGFIKKFVLCPECENPETDLHVNPKKQTIGNSCKACGYRGMLDTHHKLCTFILKNPPENSDSGTGKKEKEKKNRKGKDKENGSVSSSETPPPPPPNEISPPPHAVEEEEDDDWGEDTTEEAQRRRMDEISDHAKVLTLSDDLERTVEERVNILFDFVKKKKEEGIIDSSDKEIVAEAERLDVKAMGPLVLTEVLFNEKIREQIKKYRRHFLRFCHNNKKAQRYLLHGLECVVAMHQAQLISKIPHILKEMYDADLLEEEVIISWSEKASKKYVSKELAKEIRVKAEPFIKWLKEAEEESSGGEDDDEDENIEVVYSKTASVPKVEAVKSDNKDDDIDIDAI